One genomic segment of Helianthus annuus cultivar XRQ/B chromosome 14, HanXRQr2.0-SUNRISE, whole genome shotgun sequence includes these proteins:
- the LOC110906326 gene encoding inositol-tetrakisphosphate 1-kinase 1 → MTTKRFSIGYALLLKKQKSFIQDSLVNLAKSRGIDLVKIDTEKPLVDQGPFDFVLHKLYGEEWRKQLQDYLILNPNAIVVDFPEAIERLHNRILMLDVVSEIEKLDNDLRDDETASLGIPKQVVVYVPEKLSINETASFGEGLNLKFPVIAKLLVADGSAKSHKMLLVFSNEGFEKLKSPTVVQEFVNHGGVIFKVYVVFRISLLVMNFFVL, encoded by the coding sequence ATGACGACGAAGCGATTCAGTATAGGTTACGCGTTGCTACTGAAGAAACAGAAGAGCTTTATCCAAGATTCTCTGGTGAATTTAGCGAAATCACGCGGTATCGATCTCGTTAAAATCGACACCGAGAAGCCGTTAGTGGATCAAGGCCCATTCGATTTCGTGCTCCACAAGTTATACGGTGAAGAATGGAGAAAACAGCTTCAAGATTACTTAATTCTCAACCCTAACGCGATTGTAGTCGATTTTCCGGAAGCAATCGAACGGTTACACAATCGGATTTTGATGCTGGATGTAGTATCAGAAATTGAAAAATTGGATAATGATTTGAGAGACGATGAAACGGCGTCGCTTGGGATACCGAAGCAGGTTGTGGTATACGTGCCGGAGAAGTTGAGTATTAATGAAACGGCGTCGTTTGGTGAGGGTTTGAACTTGAAGTTTCCGGTGATTGCGAAACTGTTGGTGGCTGACGGTAGTGCGAAATCGCATAAGATGTTGTTGGTATTTAGTAATGAGGGTTTCGAGAAGCTGAAAAGCCCTACTGTTGTGCAGGAGTTTGTGAATCATGGTGGGGTGATTTTTAAGGTGTATGTGGTTTTTCGGATTTCTTTGCTTGTTATGAATTTCTTTGTACTCTAA